The following coding sequences are from one Arthrobacter crystallopoietes window:
- a CDS encoding beta strand repeat-containing protein codes for MTAEVSTGTLSAPTAVTVSLIGASTIPVNWTASSGTPNPEGYYITRSSSNGMAVPACGTSSTVLVTGTSCTDTAVAAGTFTYTVTAVYKSWTAASVPSGAVTVVAANKLAFTTSPSGATAGAPISPAVAVSLQSVLGTTVEAAGVPITVSLSGLNLNGARLSGTLTALTNAQGVAVFNDLSIDKAGLGFTLTATSSGLLDATSSPFTVNAPLPASRLVITTPPVSGPASATASLGQVTLQLQDASGNSAPAPAGGTVVALSSNSTGTKVFSATASGTPTTSLTIPAGSSTASFYYGDTKAGTPTLTISASGLTSAIQTATVSAAAASRMVFTSAPVSGAASATANLGPATVQRQDTFGNPVTAGATTLALTSNSAGGKVFSATAGGSTTTSVTIPAGSSTASFYYGDTKAGTPTLTVSASGLTSATQTATINAAAASKVVFTSAPVSGAASATATLGPATVQRQDTFGNPVTAGATTLALSSNSTGSKVFSATAGGTSTTNVMIPAGSSTASFYYGDTKAGTPTLTVSANGLTSATQTATVTAAPAARLMFGQQPPSTVRGGQVIAPAVTVLIVDGFGNQTTGTVQVTMRKGASPGDLKGSLTITAVNGIATFSDLYIAGQATASHVLIASTPGFADVTSNPFNAN; via the coding sequence GTGACCGCGGAGGTGTCGACCGGAACGCTGTCGGCACCGACTGCCGTGACAGTTTCCCTGATCGGCGCTTCCACTATCCCGGTCAACTGGACGGCATCTTCGGGTACTCCGAACCCAGAGGGTTACTACATCACGCGCTCCAGCAGCAACGGGATGGCCGTGCCTGCCTGCGGAACCAGTTCGACTGTTCTGGTCACGGGCACTTCCTGCACTGACACCGCCGTGGCGGCGGGCACCTTTACCTACACCGTGACAGCGGTCTACAAGTCCTGGACTGCTGCCAGCGTACCCAGCGGTGCCGTTACCGTCGTTGCGGCGAACAAACTGGCTTTCACCACCTCGCCCAGTGGCGCTACGGCCGGCGCCCCGATTAGCCCGGCCGTCGCGGTGAGCCTGCAGTCGGTGCTGGGCACCACTGTCGAGGCTGCCGGTGTTCCCATCACCGTTTCCTTGAGCGGACTGAACCTCAACGGTGCCAGACTCTCAGGAACGCTGACTGCCTTGACCAATGCCCAAGGGGTAGCCGTCTTTAACGACTTGTCCATTGATAAGGCAGGCCTCGGCTTCACGCTGACGGCTACCAGTTCGGGACTGTTGGATGCAACGAGCAGCCCTTTCACCGTCAACGCCCCGTTGCCGGCTTCCAGGCTGGTAATCACCACGCCGCCTGTTTCAGGTCCCGCATCCGCAACAGCGTCTCTGGGGCAGGTGACGCTGCAGTTGCAGGACGCATCAGGAAATTCAGCACCTGCGCCGGCCGGCGGTACCGTCGTGGCCCTGTCGTCGAACTCCACCGGAACCAAGGTCTTCTCTGCCACCGCCAGCGGCACGCCCACCACGAGTCTAACGATTCCGGCCGGTTCCTCCACCGCGTCCTTCTACTACGGCGACACCAAAGCCGGCACCCCGACCCTCACCATCAGCGCCAGCGGCCTGACAAGCGCCATCCAAACCGCCACCGTCAGCGCCGCCGCCGCCTCCAGAATGGTCTTCACGTCTGCCCCAGTCTCCGGAGCCGCTTCCGCAACGGCAAATCTAGGCCCGGCAACAGTGCAGCGTCAGGACACGTTCGGCAATCCCGTCACCGCCGGCGCCACCACATTGGCCCTGACGTCGAACTCCGCCGGAGGCAAGGTCTTCTCTGCCACCGCCGGCGGCTCGACCACAACAAGCGTGACGATTCCGGCCGGTTCCTCCACCGCGTCCTTCTACTACGGCGACACCAAAGCCGGCACGCCGACTCTCACCGTCAGTGCCAGCGGCCTCACCAGCGCCACTCAGACCGCCACTATCAATGCCGCTGCCGCATCCAAGGTGGTCTTCACCTCTGCCCCGGTCTCCGGAGCCGCTTCCGCAACGGCAACCCTGGGCCCGGCAACAGTGCAGCGTCAGGACACGTTCGGCAATCCCGTGACCGCCGGCGCCACCACATTGGCCCTGTCGTCGAACTCCACCGGAAGCAAAGTCTTCTCCGCCACCGCCGGTGGCACATCCACCACAAACGTGATGATCCCGGCCGGTTCCTCCACCGCCTCCTTCTATTACGGCGACACCAAAGCCGGCACCCCGACCCTCACCGTCAGCGCCAACGGCCTGACCAGCGCCACCCAGACCGCCACCGTCACGGCAGCCCCGGCAGCCAGACTGATGTTCGGTCAGCAGCCGCCCAGCACGGTGAGGGGAGGCCAGGTCATTGCGCCTGCTGTCACCGTTCTGATCGTGGACGGTTTCGGGAATCAAACGACAGGAACGGTGCAGGTAACGATGAGGAAGGGCGCTTCGCCCGGAGACCTGAAGGGGTCCCTAACCATCACTGCCGTCAATGGCATCGCTACCTTCAGCGATCTGTATATCGCAGGACAAGCTACTGCATCCCACGTCCTCATAGCCTCAACACCAGGTTTTGCAGACGTGACCAGCAATCCCTTCAACGCCAACTGA
- a CDS encoding amino acid ABC transporter permease gives MERTSKPVPTSGPSSADIDFLALAGRPVLRRKRPGQVVAIIAVAFCILIAGITLVTNPGFGWDVVARYFFDTRILGGLLTTLQLTFIAMVIGFVVGLIVAVMRMSDNWLLAGVAGAYVWFFRGTPLLVQLLFWGFAAALFPKIGIGIPFIGPNFVEWNTNDVISLMTAAILGLGLNEGAYMAEIVRAGLLSVPHGQTEASRAMGFSKMSTLWHVVIPQAMKVIIPPVGNNVISMLKTTSLVIVIGVGDLLYNTQQIYAQNLRQIPLLIVASIWYIVLTTILTYFQGKLEKRYSKGNFLIAGKAAR, from the coding sequence ATGGAACGAACGAGCAAGCCCGTCCCGACATCCGGGCCGTCAAGCGCGGACATCGACTTCCTCGCACTAGCCGGCAGGCCGGTGCTGAGGCGCAAGCGGCCCGGGCAGGTGGTTGCGATCATCGCCGTCGCGTTCTGCATCCTCATCGCGGGCATCACCCTGGTTACCAACCCGGGCTTCGGCTGGGACGTGGTGGCCCGCTACTTCTTCGACACGCGGATTCTCGGCGGCCTGCTGACCACGCTGCAGTTGACCTTCATCGCCATGGTCATCGGATTTGTTGTCGGCCTGATCGTCGCGGTCATGCGGATGAGCGACAACTGGCTCTTAGCCGGTGTCGCGGGAGCGTACGTGTGGTTCTTCCGCGGGACCCCGTTGTTGGTGCAGCTGCTGTTTTGGGGCTTCGCCGCGGCGCTCTTCCCGAAGATCGGGATCGGCATCCCCTTCATCGGACCGAACTTCGTCGAGTGGAACACGAATGACGTCATTTCCCTCATGACCGCGGCCATCCTCGGCCTCGGCCTGAACGAGGGCGCTTACATGGCCGAAATCGTCCGCGCCGGCCTGCTCAGCGTGCCGCACGGCCAGACCGAAGCCAGCCGGGCCATGGGCTTCAGCAAGATGTCCACGCTGTGGCACGTAGTGATCCCGCAGGCCATGAAGGTCATCATTCCGCCGGTGGGCAACAACGTGATCTCCATGCTGAAAACCACCTCGCTAGTCATAGTCATCGGGGTGGGAGACCTGCTCTACAACACCCAGCAGATCTACGCCCAGAACCTGCGCCAGATCCCGCTGCTGATCGTCGCCAGCATCTGGTACATCGTCCTCACCACCATCCTGACGTACTTCCAGGGCAAACTGGAAAAGCGCTATTCCAAAGGCAACTTCCTCATTGCCGGAAAGGCGGCCCGCTGA